A portion of the Corynebacterium jeikeium genome contains these proteins:
- a CDS encoding CrcB family protein, with protein sequence MTALAVAGGAAVGAICRFLFGAAIDAIVGSGISAISTTVINLLGCLLFGLVSSIAFANPRLAAFFGTGFCGGFTTFSAFVILLLAQADTSVALLISVGLIHLLCCPLAYWLGTKCARKVAE encoded by the coding sequence CTGACAGCTCTGGCCGTGGCCGGCGGCGCCGCTGTTGGCGCAATATGTCGCTTTCTGTTCGGAGCGGCGATCGATGCAATCGTTGGCTCGGGAATTAGCGCAATCTCGACGACTGTCATCAACTTACTGGGCTGCCTTCTCTTCGGTCTGGTCAGCAGTATCGCGTTTGCTAATCCCCGGCTCGCCGCTTTCTTCGGCACCGGCTTTTGTGGCGGCTTCACCACCTTCTCCGCCTTTGTCATTCTCCTGTTGGCACAGGCCGACACGTCAGTCGCTCTTCTTATCAGTGTTGGGCTTATTCACCTGCTGTGCTGCCCTCTCGCCTACTGGCTGGGCACCAAGTGCGCACGGAAGGTCGCGGAATGA